A genome region from Clostridium sp. JN-9 includes the following:
- a CDS encoding transposase: MNKSYLKQMLTYINKVYDIGEKINTLEDKKIKSLVKISTITFVVLFGFMLQIRSFNRLEHWLKKGKFKKVLPKNTKMIHIDAVRRCLSDFDLNGLKNIHDSIIRTTIKNKIFRNGTIDGLKVVAVDGVELFESAKKFCDKCLSRKNKDGTTRHFHRSVVCTTVGSDPHVILGQEMLEPKKDSSNKDEGEITGGIRLIKKLYRKYHHFADIIVADALYCKSTWIKEVLSIGMNAVVRVKDERLLIVKDALALFKRREADKKWIVKQGSKDYTKIKAWDEDNFEISDPTIKVRFIRFIEEIHTGDKVEIKEGWIITTDKFASVETLWKIMHKRWDIENNAFHQLKTEWHLDHCFLHSPTGVETVLMFIIIAFNLMQLYFFRCIRGFRKKRMLQIDIIEDIKDERFTIDDNWNNPIFKKT, from the coding sequence ATGAATAAAAGTTATTTAAAACAAATGCTCACCTATATTAATAAAGTATACGATATAGGTGAAAAAATCAATACCTTAGAGGATAAAAAGATAAAATCTCTAGTAAAAATTTCAACAATCACCTTTGTAGTTTTGTTTGGATTTATGCTTCAAATAAGAAGTTTCAACAGGTTAGAGCATTGGCTTAAAAAAGGTAAATTTAAAAAAGTATTACCTAAAAACACTAAAATGATTCACATTGATGCCGTTAGGCGCTGCTTAAGTGATTTTGATTTGAATGGTTTGAAAAATATTCATGATAGTATAATTAGAACTACGATAAAAAATAAGATATTTAGAAATGGTACCATAGATGGCTTAAAGGTAGTTGCTGTAGATGGTGTAGAATTATTTGAAAGTGCTAAAAAATTTTGTGACAAATGTCTTTCACGAAAGAATAAGGATGGCACTACTCGTCATTTCCACAGATCTGTAGTTTGTACTACCGTAGGTTCGGATCCCCATGTTATTTTAGGACAAGAAATGCTTGAACCTAAGAAAGATAGTTCGAATAAAGATGAAGGTGAAATCACCGGAGGTATAAGATTAATAAAAAAATTATATCGTAAATATCACCATTTTGCCGATATTATAGTAGCTGATGCTTTATATTGTAAATCTACTTGGATAAAAGAAGTCCTTTCAATAGGAATGAATGCAGTAGTAAGAGTTAAAGATGAGCGTCTTCTCATTGTAAAGGATGCATTAGCTCTATTTAAGCGCCGTGAGGCTGATAAGAAATGGATTGTAAAGCAGGGAAGTAAAGACTATACCAAAATTAAAGCTTGGGATGAAGATAATTTTGAAATATCAGATCCGACTATCAAAGTTAGATTTATAAGGTTTATAGAAGAAATTCATACTGGAGATAAGGTAGAAATTAAAGAAGGCTGGATTATAACAACAGACAAATTTGCCTCAGTAGAAACCTTGTGGAAGATAATGCACAAGAGGTGGGATATAGAAAATAATGCCTTTCATCAGCTTAAAACAGAATGGCATTTAGATCATTGCTTTCTTCATAGCCCTACGGGCGTAGAGACAGTACTGATGTTTATAATTATAGCGTTTAATCTGATGCAGTTATATTTTTTTAGATGTATCAGAGGTTTTAGAAAGAAACGGATGCTTCAAATAGATATTATTGAAGATATAAAAGATGAAAGATTTACTATAGATGACAACTGGAATAATCCAATATTTAAAAAGACTTAA
- a CDS encoding 50S ribosomal protein L25 — protein sequence MEGIILNAFERTTGNKKFKENGFIPGVIYGDTVKKSEPVKFEEVPLKRVLEKHGPNAKMWIQYGNEKKYGFIKEIQRHPVSDKIIHVDVQLVSRKHEIKMQLPIIFKGEDRLTSNVLQLQIHKPEIDVYGRMDLMPDAVTVDVSKKELGDTITVNDFNLDKEIKVNDMEGEIYATVAKLKEKDELGDTAEEITE from the coding sequence TTGGAAGGAATTATTTTGAATGCATTTGAAAGGACTACAGGCAACAAAAAATTCAAAGAAAATGGTTTTATACCAGGAGTAATATACGGAGATACTGTGAAAAAATCAGAACCTGTGAAATTTGAAGAAGTACCATTAAAGAGGGTTCTTGAAAAGCATGGTCCTAATGCTAAAATGTGGATTCAGTATGGTAATGAAAAAAAATATGGGTTCATAAAGGAAATTCAAAGACATCCTGTATCGGATAAGATTATTCATGTGGATGTACAGCTTGTTTCCAGAAAGCATGAAATTAAAATGCAGCTGCCAATCATATTTAAGGGTGAGGACAGACTTACCTCAAATGTGCTTCAGCTTCAAATTCATAAGCCTGAAATTGACGTTTACGGAAGAATGGATTTAATGCCTGATGCTGTTACAGTTGATGTATCCAAAAAAGAACTCGGAGATACAATTACAGTAAATGACTTTAATTTGGACAAGGAAATAAAAGTTAATGACATGGAAGGAGAAATTTACGCAACTGTTGCAAAGTTAAAGGAAAAGGATGAGCTGGGGGACACTGCTGAAGAAATCACTGAATAA
- a CDS encoding SOS response-associated peptidase, giving the protein MCGRFYIENNIEDVISGYGITDVKKLNFSKGEIFPGTNIPVIIKKDERILDFFKWGYKIYGINSEVINIRIETAAEKPSFRNAFLQSRCLIPANAFFEWKSEGKCKTKYKTSLEEVKLFSLAGIYKEFKDKNNTSYFGAAILTRAANEQMSKIHNRMPVIIKKEDEEQWLADSDTGILKLREKLEKDNWFRLKIDSASGSQQISIYDLL; this is encoded by the coding sequence ATGTGCGGACGTTTTTACATTGAAAATAATATAGAAGATGTTATATCAGGTTATGGTATAACAGATGTAAAAAAACTCAATTTTTCAAAGGGAGAAATATTTCCTGGAACCAATATACCTGTAATTATAAAGAAAGATGAAAGAATACTGGATTTTTTTAAATGGGGATATAAGATTTATGGCATAAACAGTGAAGTTATCAATATCAGGATTGAAACAGCTGCGGAAAAGCCCAGCTTTAGGAATGCCTTTTTACAGAGCAGGTGTCTTATTCCTGCAAATGCTTTTTTTGAGTGGAAAAGTGAAGGAAAGTGCAAGACAAAATATAAAACTTCATTGGAGGAAGTTAAGCTTTTCTCATTAGCAGGAATATATAAGGAGTTTAAAGATAAAAATAACACATCATATTTTGGCGCTGCAATACTAACCAGAGCAGCTAATGAACAAATGAGTAAAATTCATAACCGAATGCCGGTTATTATAAAAAAAGAAGATGAAGAACAATGGCTGGCAGATTCAGACACAGGTATTTTAAAGCTTAGAGAAAAACTGGAGAAGGATAACTGGTTTAGATTAAAAATAGATTCAGCATCAGGAAGTCAGCAGATTTCAATATATGACTTATTGTAG
- a CDS encoding cold shock domain-containing protein has product MASVTGVVKWYDQDKGYGFISCNQGKDVYVNHLQIKEKGNDKDLHEGESVIFDITDGPKGPMAVNVQKL; this is encoded by the coding sequence TTGGCTAGTGTAACTGGTGTAGTTAAGTGGTATGATCAGGATAAAGGATATGGATTTATATCCTGCAATCAGGGAAAAGATGTTTATGTAAATCACCTTCAAATTAAAGAAAAGGGAAATGATAAGGACCTCCATGAAGGTGAAAGTGTCATTTTTGATATTACAGATGGTCCAAAGGGTCCTATGGCAGTAAATGTACAAAAATTATAA